GCCTTAGGTGTCAGCCCAGATTATAGGACTCTGCACAGCCCTCTATGGCAATAGGAGCCACTGACATAAACACAGAGCCTGGTTGCAACAGGGCTATAGATCctgacatggccctcagcaggaGCTTTGACTTGGACATCACTATGGACCTGGGTGGCAGTGCAGACCTCTTAGTACAGCATGGCCCCTGTAGGGGCACAACTCATAGATGCCAAAACAGTCACAGTTGTTAACCCAATCTTTGGATATTCATAGGGCCCTCAGTGGTTACAGGGGCCACAAATATGAATATGTGATtgcctctgctctcttccttggtatttttcttcagatttaaattgggcttgtttgtttgtttctaatattCTGTAGAAGCTGTTCATTTTCTAGTTAGGTTTAttcatagatattttattttattttattgaggccAATAGTGATAGCAGTGTGTCCATGATCTCTTGCTCAGCAGGTTTGTTATTGGTATATGGaaagtttaaaaatctttgtAAGTTGATTCATTCACACTTTGATAAAAGTGTTCGTCATTTCTAGACATTTTCCAGCAGAATGTTTGGAGTCTCATGTATAAAACGTATCTTCAAACAGGAATAATTTGagttcttctcccattttatttcatgtaatttCCTTCTCTTATGCTCTAGCGAGTACTTCAAGAGCTATACTGGAAAGGAGTGGGGAAAGAGGACAGTTCCATCTTATTCCTAATTTTAATGAGGTTGCCTAAATTCCTCTCTACTTAAGACGATACTGGCTGTGGATTTTCTTATATGTAGGCTTTATTATGTTGGGGTGTAATCTAGTCGTACTCTTtctatgacttttattttaaagtcatattgTATAGCATGAAAATCCTTTTCTGCATCATAGATAAtatgacatttgtttttaaatccaaTTATGTGATTTTGAACCATGCCTTTATTTCTGGGATAAAACTAACCTGGTTATAGTGGATTATCTATTTGGTATTTGCTTGTAtttgatttgcaagtattttattaagaatctTATAATCTATGTTTATGAGGGATATTggcttgtggttttctttttggcTCCATCCTGCTAGTATTTCCCAGGCACGTGCCCCACTTGTAATGTGCGGGAGAGGCCATGTTTCCGCAGGACATTTCTTAGAGCTGCAGCCACATCTCTGTTCCTTAAGCTGTAAATGAGGGGGTTCAGCATGGGAGTGAGGATGGTGTAGAAGGCCGACACGACCTTGTCCTTCTCAGGGGTGTGGTAGGAATGGGGCAGTACGTTGGTATAGAAGGCTGCCCCATAAAAGATGCTGACCACTATAATGTGGGAGGAACAGGTGGCGAAGGCTTTCCGCCGGCCCTCGGCAGAGCTCATGTGGTAGACAGTGATGAGGATGCGCGTGTAGGAGACTGAGATGATGGAGATCGGGATGAGAAGCATCAGCACACAGCACGCATACATCAGGGTTTCATAGAGCGATGTGTCTGTGCAGGATAGCTTCAGAACAGCTGGGCCCTCACAGAAAAAGTGGTTGATCTCTCGAGATCCACAGTAGGGAAAGCTCATCGTGACAGGTGTCAGCATGAATCCATCCAAAGACCCACCGGCCCAAGAACCCAGCACCATAAGCAAACACACTCTCGGACTCATGATTATGGGGTACCGTAGAGGGTTGCACACAGCCACAAACCTATCATAAGCCATGAGGCCCAACAGGAAAAACTCTCCCCCAGTCAGGGTCAGGTACAGAAATATTTGTAGTGCACATCCCAGAAAGGAAATGGTCTTGTCTTTGGACAGGAGATCCTGGAGCATCTTGGGGACAGTGATACAGATGTAAACCGTATCCATGATGGACAACTGACTGAGcaagaagtacatgggtgtgtgaagACGTGAGTCCACACGGATGAGCATAATCATGACCAAGTTGGTAGTTACAGCCACCACAAAGATGGAGAAGACCACAGCAAAGATCAGCCCCGGAAATGCAGGGTGTGTGATGAGGCCCAGCAGGATGAAGTCAGTGGAGTTCTGGTAAATTGACTCCATTTCCACAGTGCATGGCAGCTCCGTGGGCTGTAGAAATAAAGAGTTGGAGAGTCAACTAATTAtctgtttttgtggggttttgtgaAGCACTTGGCATTAGCAGTGGCCCAAACAATATAGGTTATAGGAAAGAATGTTCATCTCCTAACCCTCTTGATTTCTGGCTTGAATATTTGCAGTAAGATATTACGCAAGTCAAAGTTTAAACTCAAGTTCATCCATTCTGATGTATCATCATGAATCTAAACTAAGCTGGATGAAAGAAGTAAATGTAAGCATCAACAATggtacttttaaaagttttttccttatattttgaaCCACGTCCTACATAATTCTTGAGTCTTATCACTTCATGCTGAATTTTCTATGCCTTTTGCAACTATTCGATATTCATTCTATCTTGCATCTAGTGTAGTTCATTACTTCATTAAATTAATGTCAgtagttcatttttttctctcctgataGTTGAATTACATGTTAATGTTTTATACAGATATTACTTGTGACTAAAGGAATTCTTGTGATATGAATATATGACTAAGTATTTGAgtaaaaaatgattcttttttgcTATTAGGTTTACTACATATTGATGAATAAATTTGGGACATCAGAATAACCAACCATTGAAGACACCTTCCTGTGAGGGTCAGCTCTGTCCTGCCCTATCTCACAACTTTGTACTCTGGAGAAGATTCTTATGTTAGGTGTAAatactttaaagatttctttctgtttgctcttGCAAGACAGCTTGGGGATAGAATTCTCAGATCGCAGTCCCTAGAATCTCTACTTAGCACGCAGTACTTTGGGTTCCTGGGCATAGTGGTCTTTCTCACGGATGCAGTGATCTGTGATAAAGGCTGCATGGCTGCATCCAATAACACAGTTGTTTCTTCAGTCACTGCCCAGTCAGAAGGTAGGCAGATATGCTTGACAGGGGGTTTCTAGCCTATCCAAATGGGATCCGTTCAAAATCCATTGCTAGCATGGCTTTTCCTGCTACTTTTCTTTCAGCTCTATTATGGATCTTCAGTGATTACAAATGAAAAGAACTCCttatttgaaatgggaagataTCAAAAGCTTTACAACTCTTTGGAATTATTTGAATGGATCCTCATGTTTTTTGTATCCAGGAATACACATGTCCTCTTCTTCAATACATCAGTGACATCGAGGGATATAACATCAACTTTTATTATTAGATCATGGCGTGTCATTTCAGGAAAGAGTTTCCAAAGAACAAGTTTATACAAAACAACAACCCCTCTAGATGTACCTGTGTCTTAAGTTCGCAATAGTCAAATAGATTCTGAAACACTAAGCTAAAGTAAAGCTCATTTGTACTGAAGCAAAAATTagataataaaagcaacagagaaatattttttcttaactttcctataatatattgctttattatatttaataagcCAAATAGAAGAGTCAAAATACAAagggataaaaatagaaaacaattcttGTTAGTATGTACTAAAATATACGTCTGTTTTATCAGTCAATGAAGTGAAAAAAACCCtaagtattaaatattaattcatgGTGAGGTTGATAAAAATCAGGTACTTTGTCTCCTTTTATGTGAATCTGGTTCTAAGTCACTCATAAAGGAACTGCATTTAAAAGCATTACCAACTGAAGTTCCTCTTACAGAGCTTTTGTCATGACCATTTGTAAATTAATATGTTCATCCAGGCAGTCAATATTATTTTAGTGAGaaatctttgttttgtgtttagaaaaacatagattttgtttgttaattACTGATATTCCCAAATCATCTTCCATTCaccctttaaatatatattctgaaGAGAACAGAAATAGCAAGCATATGACAACAAAATCAAGTTCAAAATAATCCAGCAAAATACAAATTTGCATTTGAGTAAGTACACCAGTTGGGGAGTTTTGTTTCATGTAAAGATTCAGAGCATACTTCACACTGCATTAAAAGACAGAGGATGCTCCTAGACACTCAACACTTGGGACCAGTGGTACCCAACCACTTTCCACAGGCCTTAGCATCCAACCGTCTGGGTCTGCATCGCAGTGTTGATAGGCTACTACCTCCTGAGCTACTGTCCAGAGCTTTAGCTCAGCATGGTTACCATGGATGACATATTAATTGAACTTCCAGAGGTTCAGCCCCTGGCCTGCTAACTGCATTTAAAGCCAGTCTTGTGCTTTGGCAGGCTTTAGTCTGAGCAGTTTTCAGAGTGGGCTATTACTGACTCAtctgggcatctgcacacacttTATTTACACCTATGGTACCTTTTGTAAGCCTCCTTAGATCCTTGAGGCTTTTGTTCCTTTCTAGACTTATTTTGTAACCTACAATTATGTGAACTATGGTATGGGAtctaaaagttaattaattagCAACTAAGATaggaatgaaataaaagaatCCATGATTCCCGATTCTTATGAGTACCAAGGTAAAAACAAGAATATTTGCTCTTAAAGCTATTAAAATTTATTGCTATTTAATAAAACTTGACATTGTAAAAAGATACAAATTTGACTATGTTATTAAAACAGCTTTCTCAGGACAATGGATATCATTAAATTGGTTTCTGAATTTTGAGTGAAGTATTCTATTAGTTAGTTCTGTTTTATGTAAGTTCCCAGAGTCTTACTCAAAACCAGAGGTGACACACTTGTGTAATGatgtctctcttgtttcttctctAAGAAGACCCTGTCTTCTCTTGCAGTCAGCTAACCTTGCATTCTTGATCATCATTTTTTAATTGCTCAAGACCTGAATTTCCCTCACCAATTGCAGCCTTCTAAAAactgtaaagataaaaaaaaagaaaaggagagaagagaaaaacaacagtGAAGAATGAACAAAAACTTTTCATGTGCATGATGTCATGGTCAGGCCTTTCTGCTGTCAGCAAGCTGGCTAGACCACCTTGAGTTGTAATGTCTCCCATTGTCACCACACAGTAACGTATTCAAACTATACTGGATagaacagaggaagcaagaaattTGTGGAaaa
The sequence above is a segment of the Microtus ochrogaster isolate Prairie Vole_2 chromosome 6, MicOch1.0, whole genome shotgun sequence genome. Coding sequences within it:
- the LOC101990400 gene encoding olfactory receptor 2T2-like; translation: MESIYQNSTDFILLGLITHPAFPGLIFAVVFSIFVVAVTTNLVMIMLIRVDSRLHTPMYFLLSQLSIMDTVYICITVPKMLQDLLSKDKTISFLGCALQIFLYLTLTGGEFFLLGLMAYDRFVAVCNPLRYPIIMSPRVCLLMVLGSWAGGSLDGFMLTPVTMSFPYCGSREINHFFCEGPAVLKLSCTDTSLYETLMYACCVLMLLIPISIISVSYTRILITVYHMSSAEGRRKAFATCSSHIIVVSIFYGAAFYTNVLPHSYHTPEKDKVVSAFYTILTPMLNPLIYSLRNRDVAAALRNVLRKHGLSRTLQVGHVPGKY